In one Oscillospiraceae bacterium genomic region, the following are encoded:
- the yoaZ gene encoding putative protease YoaZ has protein sequence MVTVYVYVLDTLADWEIGYVTAELNSGRFFKAGAPRLSLKTVGDSMEPIHTMGGLTIVPDCQIGDMVVRETNVLLLPGANTWSGPERGAILKKAGEFLASGATVCAICGATAALATAGLLDQRPHTSNGPGFLDLVAPGYKGQRFYSDKPSVAGSNLITASSTGALLWAKQIIERLGVFQPDTLEAWYAYFHTGAPEQFFALMQSLPSGNKK, from the coding sequence ATGGTTACAGTCTATGTTTACGTTCTTGATACCCTGGCAGACTGGGAGATTGGGTACGTCACTGCGGAGCTGAATTCCGGCCGGTTTTTCAAAGCGGGCGCGCCGCGTCTATCGCTGAAAACGGTCGGTGATTCCATGGAGCCAATCCATACGATGGGCGGCCTGACAATCGTGCCCGACTGCCAAATCGGCGATATGGTGGTGCGTGAGACAAACGTGCTGCTGCTACCGGGCGCGAATACCTGGAGCGGCCCCGAACGCGGCGCAATCCTCAAAAAAGCAGGCGAATTTCTCGCTTCGGGCGCCACGGTGTGCGCAATCTGCGGGGCGACCGCCGCGCTTGCAACGGCTGGGCTGCTGGATCAGCGTCCGCATACCAGCAACGGGCCGGGATTCCTAGACCTGGTTGCGCCCGGTTACAAGGGCCAGCGGTTTTACTCCGATAAGCCGTCGGTCGCGGGCAGCAACCTGATTACCGCAAGCTCTACCGGGGCTTTGCTATGGGCAAAGCAGATCATTGAGCGCTTAGGCGTTTTTCAGCCGGACACGTTGGAGGCCTGGTACGCCTACTTTCATACCGGCGCGCCCGAGCAGTTCTTTGCCCTCATGCAATCCCTGCCGTCCGGCAATAAAAAATAG
- the ppiB gene encoding peptidyl-prolyl cis-trans isomerase has product MAQNPIVTIEMEDGGKMVAELYPDVAPNTVNNFISLVNSGFYNGLIFHRVIPGFMIQGGCPDGTGMGGPGYSIKGEFSGNGVKNDLKHDRGVLSMARAMNPNSAGSQFFLMVEKAPHLDGQYAAFGKVTEGMDVADAIVNTKTNRDDRPLAEQKIKSVTVDTFGVEYPAPAKI; this is encoded by the coding sequence ATGGCTCAGAACCCCATCGTCACCATTGAAATGGAGGACGGCGGCAAGATGGTCGCCGAGCTCTACCCCGACGTAGCCCCCAATACGGTGAACAACTTCATCAGCCTGGTCAACAGCGGCTTTTATAACGGCCTGATTTTCCACCGCGTCATCCCCGGCTTCATGATCCAGGGCGGCTGCCCGGACGGCACCGGCATGGGCGGTCCCGGCTACTCCATCAAGGGCGAGTTCAGCGGCAACGGCGTAAAGAACGACCTCAAGCACGACCGGGGCGTGCTCTCCATGGCCCGGGCCATGAACCCCAACAGCGCGGGCAGCCAGTTCTTCCTCATGGTGGAGAAGGCCCCCCATCTGGACGGCCAGTACGCCGCCTTCGGCAAGGTCACCGAGGGGATGGACGTGGCGGACGCTATCGTGAACACCAAGACCAACCGCGACGACCGCCCTCTGGCGGAGCAGAAGATCAAGTCCGTCACGGTGGATACCTTCGGCGTGGAGTACCCCGCGCCGGCCAAAATCTAG
- the smpB gene encoding SsrA-binding protein, which translates to MDQKPSVKVAAKNSKAYHDYFIEDKFETGIELAGTEVKSIRQGNVNLKDSYCIVKDGEIRVHGMHVSPYEKGNIFNKDPLRPRRLLMHKREILRLFAKMKQDGYAIVPLSVYFRGPRVKLEIGLAKGKKLYDKRETAAAKDAKREMDRTMKSRRNAGY; encoded by the coding sequence ATGGACCAGAAGCCCTCCGTCAAGGTAGCCGCCAAGAACAGCAAGGCATACCACGACTATTTCATCGAGGATAAATTTGAAACGGGCATCGAGCTGGCGGGCACCGAGGTCAAGTCCATCCGCCAGGGCAACGTCAACCTGAAGGACTCCTACTGCATCGTGAAGGACGGGGAGATCCGGGTCCACGGCATGCACGTCAGCCCATATGAAAAGGGGAACATCTTCAACAAGGACCCCCTCCGCCCCCGCCGCCTGCTGATGCACAAGCGGGAGATCCTGCGCCTGTTCGCCAAGATGAAGCAGGACGGCTACGCCATCGTCCCCCTGTCGGTCTACTTCCGCGGCCCCCGGGTCAAGCTGGAGATCGGCCTGGCCAAGGGCAAGAAGCTCTACGACAAGCGGGAGACCGCCGCGGCCAAGGACGCCAAGCGTGAGATGGACCGCACCATGAAATCCCGGCGCAACGCCGGATATTGA
- a CDS encoding ADP-ribose pyrophosphatase: MELTEKTLETSVVYEGVIVRVRLDRAELENGKAVKREVVEHPGGVAVLPLHDDGTVTVVKQFRYPFQKVLTELPAGKLDPGEDHRAAALRELGEEAGLVPGELIYLGFLYASPGFSTEVLHMYLARGLRQEACHPDEDEFLNLERVPLQTLTDQIMSGALSDAKTVALVLKARQYLGL, encoded by the coding sequence ATGGAGCTGACGGAAAAAACGCTGGAGACCAGCGTGGTCTACGAGGGGGTTATCGTCCGGGTGCGGCTGGACAGGGCCGAGCTGGAGAACGGGAAGGCCGTCAAGCGGGAGGTCGTGGAGCACCCCGGCGGGGTGGCCGTGCTGCCCCTGCACGACGACGGCACCGTCACCGTGGTGAAGCAGTTCCGCTACCCCTTCCAAAAGGTGCTCACCGAGCTGCCCGCGGGCAAGCTGGACCCGGGGGAGGACCACCGCGCCGCCGCCCTGCGGGAGCTGGGCGAGGAGGCCGGGCTGGTGCCCGGGGAGCTGATTTACCTGGGGTTCCTGTACGCCTCCCCCGGCTTCTCCACCGAGGTGCTGCACATGTACCTGGCCCGGGGGCTGCGGCAGGAGGCCTGCCACCCCGACGAGGACGAGTTTTTGAACCTGGAGCGGGTGCCCCTCCAGACCCTGACGGATCAGATTATGTCCGGCGCGCTGTCCGACGCCAAGACGGTGGCGCTGGTATTGAAGGCAAGGCAGTATTTGGGCTTGTAA
- a CDS encoding DNA-binding response regulator, which yields MDMSKRILIVEDEKNIVDILSFNLGREGYETLEAYDGEAGLQLALEQNPDLILLDLMLPRMSGFDVCRAVRAKGQNTPVIMLTAREEETDKVLGLELGADDYITKPFSMRELLARVKANIRRSDMAPSAPPAPAAGAHVIEQGRISIDTELLVAYKDGRTLDLTQREYELLKFLAAQPGKVFSREALMEHVWNYEGYVGDVRAVDVAVRRLREKVEDDPASPAFIVTRRGLGYLFNA from the coding sequence TTGGATATGAGCAAGCGCATTTTAATCGTGGAGGACGAGAAGAACATCGTCGACATCCTCAGCTTCAACCTGGGCCGGGAGGGGTACGAGACCCTGGAGGCCTACGACGGGGAGGCGGGGCTCCAGCTGGCCCTGGAGCAGAACCCGGACCTCATCCTGCTTGATCTGATGCTGCCCAGAATGAGCGGCTTCGACGTGTGCCGCGCCGTGCGCGCCAAGGGGCAGAACACCCCGGTCATCATGCTCACCGCCCGGGAGGAGGAGACCGACAAGGTCCTGGGCCTGGAGCTGGGGGCGGACGACTACATCACCAAGCCCTTCTCCATGCGGGAGCTGCTGGCCAGGGTCAAGGCCAACATCCGCCGCAGCGACATGGCCCCCAGCGCCCCGCCCGCCCCGGCGGCGGGGGCTCACGTCATCGAACAGGGGCGGATCTCCATCGACACCGAGCTGCTGGTGGCCTACAAGGACGGGCGCACCCTGGATCTCACCCAGCGGGAGTACGAGCTGCTGAAGTTCCTGGCGGCCCAGCCGGGGAAGGTATTCTCCCGCGAGGCCCTGATGGAGCACGTGTGGAACTACGAGGGGTACGTGGGCGACGTGCGCGCCGTGGACGTGGCCGTGCGGCGCCTGCGCGAAAAAGTGGAGGACGACCCGGCGAGTCCGGCGTTTATCGTGACCCGACGGGGATTGGGGTACCTGTTCAACGCGTAG
- a CDS encoding PAS domain-containing sensor histidine kinase, whose translation MLRSLHMKLVLIMTLLIVSLMTVVGAFLINSVSSFYMKEFHDSMYEAFSRDSANSDLWRDLTTASEEETTDAERVKALRDVLVSYNGKLGVDGRNRKFYILSEYGKYLAGSDNDAGGANLTTTHNLASAINGNAASEIDVSANYMDAAFPITRGGSSYIIYILDNRQTAQNLSTELIRLVVQSLGFGLVISILLSFLLAKTMITPIEKLTDGAERVAEGDFSHKIAVASRDEIGVLTGTFNAMARQLQETLQEVENERNKLGTLFLHMTDGVVAFSRDGAVIQSNPAAEEMLGRSIPVGGAETYDSLFGDIAPLGEVLSVEQPGYVGGARELDGRSMELLLAPFSGEGQGGAMVVIHDVTEQHRTEALRREFVANVSHELRTPLTNIRSYAETLVDSAGDLPPQTEKNFLGVILGESDRMTHIVQDLLTLSRFDSGFSELNLTRFSFEGAVRDVYNAVLMEAQRHGHALRMQAEAGLPDILADRERIVQVMMNVVSNAIKYTPDGGSIRITAGRAGEKVWMEVADNGIGIPEEDRPRIFERFYRVDKARSRESGGTGLGLSIAKEIIERHRGAIGLVDREGPGLTVRIELLAEGPGHGAA comes from the coding sequence ATGCTCAGAAGCCTGCATATGAAGCTGGTGCTCATTATGACGCTGCTGATCGTGTCGCTGATGACGGTGGTGGGCGCCTTCCTCATCAACTCGGTCTCCAGCTTCTACATGAAGGAGTTCCACGACAGCATGTATGAGGCCTTCAGCCGGGACAGCGCCAACAGCGATTTGTGGCGGGATCTGACCACGGCCTCCGAGGAGGAGACCACCGACGCCGAGCGGGTGAAGGCCCTGCGGGACGTGCTGGTGTCCTACAACGGCAAGCTGGGCGTGGACGGGCGCAACCGCAAGTTCTATATTCTCAGCGAGTACGGCAAGTACCTGGCCGGCTCCGACAACGACGCAGGCGGGGCCAACCTGACCACCACCCACAACCTGGCCAGCGCCATCAACGGCAACGCGGCCAGCGAGATCGACGTGTCCGCCAACTACATGGACGCGGCCTTCCCCATCACCAGGGGGGGCAGCAGCTACATCATCTACATTTTGGACAACCGCCAGACCGCCCAGAACCTGAGCACGGAGCTAATCCGGCTGGTGGTGCAGTCCCTGGGGTTCGGGCTGGTCATCTCCATCCTGCTCTCCTTCCTGCTGGCTAAAACCATGATTACCCCCATCGAGAAGCTGACCGACGGGGCCGAACGGGTGGCCGAGGGGGACTTTTCCCACAAGATCGCCGTGGCCTCCCGGGACGAGATCGGCGTGCTGACGGGCACCTTCAACGCCATGGCCCGCCAGCTCCAGGAGACGCTGCAGGAGGTGGAGAACGAGCGCAACAAGCTGGGCACCCTCTTCCTGCACATGACCGACGGCGTGGTGGCCTTCAGCCGGGACGGGGCGGTGATCCAGTCCAACCCCGCCGCCGAGGAGATGCTGGGCCGCAGCATCCCCGTGGGCGGGGCGGAGACCTACGACAGCCTTTTCGGGGACATCGCGCCCCTGGGCGAGGTGCTCTCGGTGGAGCAGCCCGGCTACGTGGGCGGGGCCCGGGAGCTGGACGGCAGAAGCATGGAGCTGCTGCTGGCCCCCTTCTCCGGGGAGGGCCAGGGCGGCGCCATGGTGGTCATCCACGACGTGACCGAGCAGCACAGGACCGAGGCGCTGCGGCGGGAGTTCGTGGCCAACGTGTCCCACGAGCTGCGCACACCCCTGACCAATATCCGCAGCTACGCCGAGACCCTGGTGGACTCCGCGGGGGATCTGCCCCCCCAGACCGAGAAGAACTTTTTGGGGGTCATCCTGGGCGAGTCCGACCGTATGACCCATATCGTACAGGATCTGCTTACCCTCTCCCGCTTCGATTCCGGGTTCAGCGAGCTGAATTTGACCCGCTTCTCCTTCGAGGGGGCGGTGCGGGACGTGTACAACGCGGTGCTGATGGAGGCCCAGCGGCACGGCCACGCCCTGCGTATGCAGGCCGAGGCCGGCCTGCCCGATATTCTGGCCGACCGGGAGCGGATTGTCCAGGTGATGATGAACGTGGTGTCCAACGCCATCAAGTACACCCCGGACGGGGGGAGCATCCGCATCACCGCCGGGCGGGCGGGGGAGAAGGTGTGGATGGAGGTGGCGGACAACGGCATCGGCATCCCCGAGGAGGACCGTCCCCGCATTTTCGAGCGCTTTTACCGGGTGGACAAGGCCCGCTCCCGGGAGTCCGGGGGCACGGGGCTGGGACTGTCCATCGCCAAGGAGATCATCGAGCGCCACCGGGGCGCTATCGGGCTGGTGGACCGGGAGGGGCCCGGACTGACGGTGCGCATCGAGCTGCTGGCGGAGGGGCCGGGCCATGGCGCGGCGTAA
- the idnO gene encoding gluconate 5-dehydrogenase: MFVKKVVHATKAEELFSVREKVVLISGVGGLGSCLARGFLDNGAYVVMADNAPDRAAALKEGFAKEGLSRCDAYQMDQTSKAQIQAVVDDIVTKHGRVDVLFNTAALCWNEDTEEFKEDGIRTMIDVNLTSAILLTQVVGKAMIARKEGKIIEIGSIGGLECHSFRSMPYEATKAAVHQLTKSFATAWAQYNINVNCIAPTWINTPLVDFAAGAVRKAVIDQHFFGRMAEVEDFLGAAIFLASDASNYISGHVLAVDGAWSVSKPWKVEGVTP, from the coding sequence ATGTTTGTGAAAAAAGTGGTCCATGCGACGAAGGCGGAAGAGTTGTTCAGTGTCCGGGAAAAAGTGGTGCTGATCAGCGGAGTGGGGGGACTGGGCAGTTGCCTGGCCCGGGGATTTTTGGATAACGGGGCATACGTAGTTATGGCGGACAATGCCCCCGACCGCGCAGCTGCCCTTAAGGAGGGGTTTGCCAAAGAGGGGCTAAGCCGATGCGACGCCTATCAAATGGATCAGACCAGCAAAGCTCAGATACAGGCTGTGGTGGACGACATTGTTACAAAGCATGGCCGCGTGGACGTGCTGTTTAATACCGCGGCCCTGTGCTGGAACGAGGATACGGAGGAGTTTAAGGAAGACGGCATCCGCACCATGATAGACGTGAATTTAACCAGCGCTATCCTGCTGACTCAGGTGGTGGGCAAGGCAATGATTGCGCGCAAAGAAGGTAAAATTATTGAAATCGGCTCCATCGGCGGCCTGGAATGCCACTCGTTTCGCTCCATGCCCTACGAAGCTACGAAGGCTGCCGTTCACCAATTGACCAAATCCTTCGCCACCGCGTGGGCGCAGTACAACATCAACGTCAACTGTATCGCCCCCACCTGGATTAATACACCTCTGGTCGACTTTGCGGCTGGAGCGGTGCGCAAGGCGGTTATCGACCAGCATTTCTTCGGACGTATGGCTGAAGTGGAGGATTTTCTTGGGGCGGCCATTTTCCTGGCTTCAGATGCGTCCAACTACATCAGCGGCCACGTCCTGGCGGTGGACGGCGCCTGGTCGGTATCCAAGCCGTGGAAGGTGGAAGGGGTAACGCCCTGA
- the pflD gene encoding dehydrogenase, translating to MTERIAMLKKRHLDSPPCTSAERLRLVTEACQKFTCEPPVLIRARVFDYILRNMTVRIGRGELLVGTHTDRDRCAPMYPEYSASTWMADQIDLFPVRETDPLQVAPEERGEILENLSWWDGKSMQDLTNGALPEEIRLEEECALYTVGSRDSATGHITANYKRLLQEGLQGYIDRCKEKIAKTVGGGKKAQEQINFWRACIIAAEGVIVYAKRYSALAAELAAEEKNPTRRAELLRISRVCANVPRNPPHDFYEAIQFVCFVQIMLYSETPAHANSLARFDQYMYPYYRRDKQAEAITDEEALELIQCLYIKVADIIKLRDSYYSAAFAGYVMWPTLIVGGQDEEGHDASNELSYLALEASNQIKLHSPAIALRICEETPDSLIDQGVRMNQDGQANPAFFGDKVTVPMMIAKGATLEEARDWAIVGCIEPHPGGGTSDGSPTAGYLNALKCLELVLHNGVDPVTGKEVGLKTGDPAGFTSLEQVMDALKAQCIHCYDNIMRGYNIVVGYHMTYLPTTFCSMVMEDCIDKGMCIQEGGARHSYTGMFFCGTASVADSLAAIDTLVFKEKKITMEQLVSALDRNFEGEEPLRQLLINGAPKFGNDNDYVDGLAREIFNYCADYVQRSEHKDARGGQYCLSNLSETLHVTHGHNTIASADGRLAFTPLSDNASPSMGRDTEGPTAAMNSVAKMDQVHGWDGTLYNIRFDPKAVAGDKGTRILRSMVKTFVRKGGEHVQINVVDDKTLLDAQAHPEQYRDLVVRIAGYMAYFTELDKECQDNLIYRTTHVV from the coding sequence ATGACTGAGCGGATAGCGATGCTGAAAAAGCGCCATCTGGACAGCCCGCCCTGCACGAGCGCGGAGCGGTTGCGCCTGGTGACCGAGGCTTGTCAGAAATTCACCTGCGAGCCGCCCGTCCTAATCCGGGCGAGGGTTTTCGACTACATCCTGCGCAATATGACAGTGCGCATCGGCCGCGGGGAGCTTCTGGTGGGAACCCACACGGACAGGGACCGCTGCGCCCCTATGTATCCGGAGTACTCCGCCTCCACCTGGATGGCCGACCAGATCGACCTGTTCCCCGTGCGCGAAACGGATCCGCTCCAGGTGGCGCCGGAAGAGCGGGGCGAGATTCTGGAGAATCTCAGTTGGTGGGACGGAAAGAGCATGCAGGATCTCACCAACGGGGCGCTACCCGAGGAGATTCGCCTGGAGGAGGAGTGCGCGCTGTACACGGTAGGCAGCCGCGACAGCGCCACCGGGCATATTACCGCCAACTATAAGCGGCTGCTTCAAGAGGGGCTGCAGGGCTATATTGACCGCTGTAAGGAAAAGATCGCCAAGACGGTGGGGGGCGGCAAGAAGGCGCAGGAGCAGATTAATTTTTGGCGCGCCTGTATCATCGCGGCCGAGGGTGTCATCGTATATGCCAAACGCTATTCGGCGCTGGCGGCAGAATTGGCGGCGGAAGAGAAAAATCCGACCCGCAGGGCCGAACTGCTGCGCATCAGCCGGGTATGCGCCAATGTGCCCCGCAACCCGCCCCACGATTTTTATGAGGCGATTCAATTTGTCTGCTTTGTGCAAATCATGCTCTATAGTGAAACCCCTGCCCATGCTAACAGCCTGGCGCGCTTCGACCAGTATATGTACCCATATTACAGGCGGGATAAACAGGCCGAAGCTATTACCGACGAGGAGGCGTTGGAGCTGATCCAATGCCTGTATATCAAGGTGGCGGATATTATCAAGCTGCGGGACAGCTATTACTCCGCCGCCTTTGCCGGCTATGTGATGTGGCCTACCCTAATCGTGGGCGGTCAGGACGAGGAGGGGCACGACGCGTCCAATGAGCTGTCCTATCTCGCCTTGGAAGCATCCAATCAAATCAAGCTTCACTCCCCGGCCATTGCGCTGCGAATCTGTGAGGAGACTCCGGACAGCCTGATTGATCAAGGTGTGCGTATGAACCAGGACGGTCAGGCCAACCCCGCTTTTTTCGGCGACAAGGTGACGGTGCCCATGATGATCGCCAAGGGGGCCACCCTGGAGGAGGCGCGGGACTGGGCCATTGTGGGCTGTATTGAGCCGCACCCCGGCGGGGGAACTTCGGACGGAAGCCCCACCGCGGGTTACCTGAACGCATTGAAGTGCCTGGAACTGGTGCTGCATAACGGAGTAGACCCGGTCACCGGTAAGGAGGTTGGCCTCAAAACCGGCGACCCCGCAGGGTTTACCAGCCTGGAACAGGTCATGGATGCCCTGAAAGCCCAGTGCATCCACTGCTATGACAATATTATGCGGGGTTACAACATCGTGGTGGGCTACCACATGACTTATCTGCCCACAACCTTCTGCTCCATGGTGATGGAGGACTGTATTGACAAGGGAATGTGCATCCAGGAAGGGGGCGCCAGGCATTCCTATACCGGTATGTTTTTCTGCGGCACCGCCAGCGTGGCCGATTCCCTGGCGGCCATCGACACACTGGTGTTCAAAGAAAAGAAGATAACCATGGAACAGCTCGTATCCGCCCTGGACAGGAATTTCGAGGGGGAGGAGCCCTTGCGCCAGCTTTTGATCAACGGCGCACCTAAATTTGGCAACGACAACGACTACGTGGACGGCCTGGCCCGGGAGATTTTTAATTATTGCGCCGACTATGTGCAGCGGTCGGAACACAAAGACGCGCGGGGCGGCCAGTATTGCCTGTCCAATCTGTCGGAGACCCTGCATGTCACACACGGGCACAACACCATAGCCTCTGCCGACGGGCGGCTGGCATTCACGCCGCTGAGCGACAACGCCTCGCCCTCCATGGGGCGGGATACGGAGGGCCCGACGGCAGCAATGAACTCCGTGGCCAAAATGGATCAGGTTCACGGCTGGGACGGCACTCTTTACAACATCCGCTTTGACCCCAAGGCGGTCGCGGGAGACAAGGGGACCCGGATTCTGCGCAGCATGGTAAAGACCTTTGTGCGCAAAGGCGGGGAGCATGTACAGATTAACGTGGTGGATGATAAGACGCTACTGGACGCTCAAGCCCACCCGGAACAGTACCGGGATCTGGTGGTCCGCATCGCAGGGTACATGGCCTACTTTACCGAGTTGGACAAGGAGTGCCAGGACAACCTAATTTACCGGACCACGCACGTGGTCTAG
- a CDS encoding glycyl-radical enzyme activating protein has translation MGQTAPGGYVGGIQRFSTSDGPGIRTTVFLKGCPLSCAWCHNPELIGFGAEIIHSENRCIACGACARACPQQAVSLTCGGFRLDRALCDHCMACTKVCCAQALRSIASTMTVAEVMELLLRDRGYYEESGGGVTISGGEVLSQAEFILELLHACKREHLTVALDTSGFGSGEALHRMADACDYILFDIKAGLEETHRALTGVSLAPIRANLRRLAEDPELCAKLHLRMPLVSGVNDTQEEIEATCAFLRGMGIQRATLLPYHELGISKSRGLGLAFRRFSPPTPERMHQIRGCLTNVGIHTEIGGEDI, from the coding sequence ATGGGACAGACCGCACCCGGTGGGTACGTGGGAGGGATCCAGCGTTTTTCCACCTCGGACGGGCCCGGAATCCGTACCACCGTGTTTTTAAAGGGATGCCCGCTGAGTTGCGCTTGGTGCCACAACCCGGAGCTGATTGGCTTTGGTGCGGAAATTATCCACTCGGAAAACCGCTGTATCGCCTGCGGCGCCTGCGCCCGTGCCTGCCCGCAGCAAGCGGTGAGCCTGACGTGCGGGGGCTTTCGCCTGGATCGGGCCTTATGCGACCACTGCATGGCGTGTACCAAAGTGTGCTGTGCCCAGGCCCTGCGCAGCATTGCCAGTACCATGACTGTAGCGGAAGTAATGGAGCTGTTGCTGCGGGACAGGGGCTATTATGAGGAGAGCGGCGGCGGCGTCACCATCAGCGGGGGCGAGGTGCTCTCCCAGGCGGAGTTCATACTGGAGCTGTTGCATGCCTGCAAGCGGGAGCACCTCACTGTGGCGCTGGATACCAGCGGTTTTGGCAGCGGAGAGGCGCTGCACCGAATGGCCGATGCGTGCGACTATATCCTCTTCGACATAAAGGCTGGGTTGGAGGAGACACACCGCGCGCTCACGGGCGTGTCGCTGGCGCCGATTCGAGCTAATCTGCGGCGGCTGGCTGAGGATCCGGAACTATGCGCAAAACTCCATCTGCGCATGCCGTTGGTCAGTGGAGTGAACGATACGCAGGAAGAAATAGAAGCCACCTGCGCGTTCCTGCGTGGAATGGGGATACAAAGGGCCACGCTGTTGCCCTACCATGAGCTGGGCATCTCGAAGAGCCGGGGACTGGGGTTGGCGTTTCGTCGGTTTTCCCCGCCCACTCCTGAACGGATGCATCAAATACGGGGTTGCCTGACGAACGTCGGTATCCACACAGAGATTGGAGGCGAGGACATCTGA
- a CDS encoding DNA-binding protein encodes MIGKKIKYYRKQVNLTLQEIANRTGLSLGYLSNLERDLTSPTFDNLCNICAAMSISVVDLIMNTVSHQVCVRKSERKSIYALDYRTKYEYTTDENLDMQGMCLTLSADYNGTEVSWGHDTDEYGLVAKGALAFEVNGETYVLEEGDAIYIKAGTPHKWSKIGDGECISYWTKLNYIKVASSDSYREQNAAPENKK; translated from the coding sequence ATGATCGGGAAAAAGATTAAGTATTACCGCAAGCAGGTAAACCTTACACTACAGGAGATTGCCAACCGCACGGGCCTGTCCCTCGGCTATCTGAGTAATTTGGAGCGGGATCTGACCAGCCCGACCTTTGATAATCTGTGCAATATCTGTGCCGCCATGTCTATCAGCGTGGTAGATTTGATTATGAATACAGTCTCGCATCAGGTGTGTGTGCGAAAAAGTGAACGCAAATCCATTTATGCCTTGGACTATCGCACCAAATATGAGTACACCACGGACGAAAACTTGGATATGCAGGGCATGTGTCTGACCCTATCGGCTGATTATAACGGTACGGAGGTGTCCTGGGGGCATGATACCGACGAGTATGGCCTGGTGGCCAAAGGCGCTCTGGCCTTTGAGGTGAACGGCGAAACCTATGTGCTGGAAGAGGGGGACGCGATTTATATCAAAGCGGGAACTCCTCACAAATGGAGCAAGATTGGAGATGGGGAGTGTATTAGCTACTGGACGAAGCTGAATTACATCAAGGTAGCCTCTTCAGACTCCTACCGGGAACAGAATGCGGCTCCGGAGAACAAAAAATAG
- the macB gene encoding macrolide ABC transporter ATP-binding protein produces the protein MLIDIKDIYKIYNEGEESEVRALDGVSLSIDRGEFVAIIGQSGSGKSTLMNILGCLDIPSYGDYHLDGVDVTELSDKQLSHIRNKQIGFIFQGFNLIPALDAQENVELPLIYQGMGAWDREDRAVEALERVALAERAHHRPTEMSGGQQQRVAIARAIATHPPIIMADEPTGALDSKTGRHVLEILHGLHAEGTTVILITHDNGIAATAERIVRLSDGRIIQDCSREEAHLV, from the coding sequence TTGCTCATTGACATAAAGGACATCTATAAGATCTACAACGAGGGGGAGGAGAGCGAGGTGCGCGCCCTGGACGGCGTGTCCCTCAGCATCGACCGGGGGGAGTTCGTGGCCATCATCGGCCAGTCCGGATCGGGCAAGTCCACGCTGATGAACATTCTGGGCTGCCTGGACATCCCCTCCTACGGGGACTACCACCTGGACGGGGTGGATGTGACGGAGCTTTCTGACAAGCAGCTCTCCCACATCCGCAACAAGCAGATCGGGTTTATCTTCCAGGGCTTCAACCTGATCCCCGCACTGGACGCCCAGGAGAACGTGGAGCTTCCCCTCATCTATCAGGGTATGGGAGCGTGGGATAGGGAGGACCGGGCCGTCGAGGCTTTGGAGCGGGTGGCCCTGGCCGAACGGGCCCACCACCGGCCCACCGAGATGTCGGGCGGCCAGCAGCAGCGGGTTGCCATCGCACGGGCCATCGCCACCCATCCCCCCATCATTATGGCCGACGAGCCCACCGGAGCCTTGGACTCCAAGACCGGACGGCACGTGCTGGAGATCCTCCACGGGCTGCATGCGGAGGGCACCACCGTCATCCTCATCACCCACGACAACGGCATCGCCGCCACCGCGGAGCGGATTGTGCGCCTGTCCGACGGCAGGATTATCCAGGACTGCTCCAGAGAGGAGGCGCATTTGGTTTGA